From a single Botrytis cinerea B05.10 chromosome 16, complete sequence genomic region:
- the Bckar3 gene encoding Bckar3, with product MEYQEENQYSHTSQSKPSMSAIPSLGKPLAEMTDSHGNVRSRLPSKMPQPTTLKRQSDKPSNEPAPKRKTLAERAGEPASTMTRTPSVRKPSVRGTSIVDIKNNFSQPRTTSASSMSSRTPSVSSRHTSNSSFSQSVGPGRPKSAYGSRPPSYSQSTTSRPNTSQSKGRTNASSTSSDDDAFDVRSRLESMEAMYARLASTVDGTGKDHDALRNAVSEYKTKLDELEGLKTHLSSSNQTLQANLDDTTQRLSMIQQKLIDATNALDDNIRAHRLEMDDVNRNHRNETDKMRRDNIDELDRVLRTHRNDMLELERRSAVELEDRIRSLERQSDAKMEEERSRRLREVQELESQVTTGHQGLNLALQMKEQELQNLKTELEELKINIERERELKENALNTIKEVQQTMQKTGVETSATIGTLESTVASLRARIHFLESGSKAQSDSFVEMEGRLQEALNSAEESKQKLIKEETLRRILFNQVQELKGNIRVMCRVRPTFKEGAEGECAKILFPDTDKESKELSIIGKEKRSNFGKVSIETHAFSFDRVFGPSSQNQEVFEEISQLVQSALDGYNVCIFAYGQTGAGKTHTMSSADGMIPRATHQIYESAEALKEKGWTYTMEGSFVEVYNEEIHDLLGSSRDLDKKKHEVRHDDKKKQTTVTGLETVLLDSPNAVEAILRKADKNRSVAATKSNERSSRSHSVFILKLVGRNSSTNETSEGTLNLVDLAGSERLKVSGAEGDRMKETQNINKSLSCLGDVIGALGSGKEGTHIPYRNSKLTYLLQYSLGGNSKTLMFVMASPLEAHLGETLTSLKFATKVHNTHIGTAKKSTKVRD from the exons ATggaatatcaagaagaaaatcag TACTCACACACATCACAATCCAAACCTTCCATGAGTGCCATCCCTTCTCTCGGAAAGCCTCTTGCAGAAATGACAGACTCCCATGGCAATGTACGATCACGACTCCCATCAAAGATGCCACAACCTACAACCTTGAAGCGTCAAAGTGACAAGCCAAGCAACGAACCGGCACCCAAACGCAAGACACTCGCTGAAAGAGCAGGAGAGCCAGCTTCTACAATGACTCGAACACCTTCTGTACGCAAACCATCCGTGAGAGGAACTTCTATTGTAGAT ATAAAGAACAATTTCTCTCAACCACGAACCACTTCAGCTTCATCAATGTCATCTCGAACACCATCAGTATCTTCCCGTCACACATCAAACAGCAGCTTCTCTCAAAGTGTTGGGCCTGGACGACCAAAGTCTGCTTATGGTTCACGCCCGCCATCCTACAGCCAATCTACAACTTCAAGACCCAATACATCCCAATCCAAAGGTCGAACAAATGCCTCGAGCACCTCTTCGGATGATGACG CCTTTGATGTACGTAGTCGCCTCGAATCAATGGAAGCAATGTACGCCAGGCTCGCATCAACAGTCGACGGCACAGGCAAGGATCACGACGCACTTAGAAATGCAGTCAGTGAATACAAAACCAAAC TCGATGAGCTTGAAGGCCTCAAAACTCATCTTTCGTCTTCCAACCAGACCTTACAAGCCAACTTGGATGACACGACTCAGAGACTAAGTATGATTCAGCAGAAACTGATTGACGCCACAAATGCCTTGGATGACAACATTCGAGCACACCGTCTTGAGATGGATGACGTAAATCGAAACCATCGCAACGAGACAGATAAAATGAGACGAGACAACATCGATGAGCTTGACCGAGTTCTTCGTACTCACAGAAACGATATGCTCGAGCTCGAACGAAGATCGGCTGTCGAACTTGAAGACCGAATCCGGAGTCTCGAGCGACAAAGCGATGCGAAaatggaggaagagagaagccGAAGATTGCGTGAGGTCCAGGAACTTGAAAGCCAAGTCACTACGGGTCACCAAGGTTTGAACCTTGCGTTGCAGATGAAGGAGcaagaacttcaaaatttgaaaacagagcttgaagaattgaagattaatattgagagagagagagagttgAAGGAGAATGCTTTGAACACCATCAAGGAGGTTCAGCAAACCATGCAGAAGACAGGCGTTGAAACATCAGCAACGATTGGAACACTCGAAAGCACGGTCGCCAGCCTTCGCGCAAGAATTCATTTCTTGGAGTCTGGAAGCAAAGCCCAATCCGATAGTTTTGTTGAGATGGAAGGCCGGCTCCAGGAAGCTCTTAACTCTGCCGAGGAATCCAAACAGAAGTTGATCAAGGAGGAGACTCTACGTCGCATTCTTTTCAACCAGGTTCAAGAGTTGAAGGGAAATATTCGGGTCATGTGCAGAGTTCGACCAACTTTCAAAGAAGGTGCAGAGGGTGAATGCGCAAAGATCTTATTTCCTGACACCGACAAGGAGTCAAAGGAGCTATCAATCattggaaaggagaagaggagcaACTTTGGAAAAGTCTCGATAGAAACTCACGCATTCTCCTTCGACAGGGTCTTTGGACCATCGAGTCAAAATCAAGAGGTTTTCGAGGAAATTTCGCAACTAGTCCAAAGTGCTTTAGATGGATACAACGTTTGTATATTTGCTTATGGACAAACAGGCGCTGGAAAGACACATACCATGTCATCTGCTGATGGTATGATTCCTCGTGCCACTCATCAAATCTATGAGTCCGCCGAAGCTCTTAAGGAGAAAGGATGGACTTATACGATGGAAGGTAGTTTTGTTGAAGTTTACAACGAAGAAATTCATGATCTACTGGGAAGCTCTAGAGACCTTGACAAGAAGAAGCACGAGGTCCGACATGACGATAAGAAGAAGCAAACCACTGTTACTGGATTGGAGACTGTGCTGTTAGATTCACCTAACGCGGTAGAAGCAATTCTTAGGAAGGCGGACAAGAATCGTAGCGTTGCTGCCACAAAATCCAACGAACGATCATCCAGATCACACTCTGTCTTTATCTTGAAGCTTGTTGGACGAAACAGTTCTACAAATGAGACTTCCGAAGGTACCCTCAACTTGGTTGATCTGGCAGGTTCCGAAAGACTGAAGGTGTCTGGTGCCGAAGGTGATCGAATGAAGGAAActcaaaatatcaacaagaGTTTGAGTTGCCTGGGTGACGTTATTGGGGCATTGGGATCAGGAAAAGAGGGTACTCATATTCCCTACCGCAATTCCAAATTGACTTATCTCCTACAATATTCCCTCGGAGGAAATTCGAAGACACTCATGTTCGTCATGGCTAGTCCATTGGAAGCTCATTTGGGTGAAACATTGACAAGTTTGAAGTTCGCAACAAAG GTCCACAACACACATATTGGCACAGCGAAGAAGTCGACAAAAGTCCGAGATTAG
- the Bckar3 gene encoding Bckar3, with translation MEYQEENQYSHTSQSKPSMSAIPSLGKPLAEMTDSHGNVRSRLPSKMPQPTTLKRQSDKPSNEPAPKRKTLAERAGEPASTMTRTPSVRKPSVRGTSIVDIKNNFSQPRTTSASSMSSRTPSVSSRHTSNSSFSQSVGPGRPKSAYGSRPPSYSQSTTSRPNTSQSKGRTNASSTSSDDDGMPPPGGRRKPMIPVPAFTPSQQLNGNTELEVMKVRGHRSTNSMRSQSQDNLRDLSVSTALSRLQINDEQTDPTTGYNLNSTPRKDPLLRHKFSQSVGYQNLRVDNEEAALVLYQAPVQSSVAPKTPSHIPVLAKSEYFNSTPITPCKSSRFSPTKKPYLTKDSNVSGVAFDVRSRLESMEAMYARLASTVDGTGKDHDALRNAVSEYKTKLDELEGLKTHLSSSNQTLQANLDDTTQRLSMIQQKLIDATNALDDNIRAHRLEMDDVNRNHRNETDKMRRDNIDELDRVLRTHRNDMLELERRSAVELEDRIRSLERQSDAKMEEERSRRLREVQELESQVTTGHQGLNLALQMKEQELQNLKTELEELKINIERERELKENALNTIKEVQQTMQKTGVETSATIGTLESTVASLRARIHFLESGSKAQSDSFVEMEGRLQEALNSAEESKQKLIKEETLRRILFNQVQELKGNIRVMCRVRPTFKEGAEGECAKILFPDTDKESKELSIIGKEKRSNFGKVSIETHAFSFDRVFGPSSQNQEVFEEISQLVQSALDGYNVCIFAYGQTGAGKTHTMSSADGMIPRATHQIYESAEALKEKGWTYTMEGSFVEVYNEEIHDLLGSSRDLDKKKHEVRHDDKKKQTTVTGLETVLLDSPNAVEAILRKADKNRSVAATKSNERSSRSHSVFILKLVGRNSSTNETSEGTLNLVDLAGSERLKVSGAEGDRMKETQNINKSLSCLGDVIGALGSGKEGTHIPYRNSKLTYLLQYSLGGNSKTLMFVMASPLEAHLGETLTSLKFATKVHNTHIGTAKKSTKVRD, from the exons ATggaatatcaagaagaaaatcag TACTCACACACATCACAATCCAAACCTTCCATGAGTGCCATCCCTTCTCTCGGAAAGCCTCTTGCAGAAATGACAGACTCCCATGGCAATGTACGATCACGACTCCCATCAAAGATGCCACAACCTACAACCTTGAAGCGTCAAAGTGACAAGCCAAGCAACGAACCGGCACCCAAACGCAAGACACTCGCTGAAAGAGCAGGAGAGCCAGCTTCTACAATGACTCGAACACCTTCTGTACGCAAACCATCCGTGAGAGGAACTTCTATTGTAGAT ATAAAGAACAATTTCTCTCAACCACGAACCACTTCAGCTTCATCAATGTCATCTCGAACACCATCAGTATCTTCCCGTCACACATCAAACAGCAGCTTCTCTCAAAGTGTTGGGCCTGGACGACCAAAGTCTGCTTATGGTTCACGCCCGCCATCCTACAGCCAATCTACAACTTCAAGACCCAATACATCCCAATCCAAAGGTCGAACAAATGCCTCGAGCACCTCTTCGGATGATGACGGTATGCCACCCCCTGGAGGAAGACGAAAGCCCATGATCCCAGTACCTGCTTTTACACCCTCCCAACAATTGAATGGAAATACCGAGTTGGAAGTTATGAAAGTCCGCGGTCATCGTTCAACCAACTCAATGAGATCTCAATCCCAGGACAATCTACGAGATCTATCCGTTAGTACGGCATTGAGTAGGCTCCAGATCAATGACGAGCAGACTGATCCAACCACGGGATACAACTTGAATTCAACTCCAAGGAAGGACCCTCTTCTTCGACACAAGTTTTCCCAGAGCGTAGGATATCAGAATTTGAGAGTAGACAATGAAGAAGCCGCACTTGTTCTATATCAGGCACCGGTTCAAAGCTCAGTAGCTCCGAAGACGCCTTCTCATATTCCTGTCCTTGCTAAGTcggaatatttcaattctacACCCATTACTCCTTGCAAATCTTCCAGATTTTCCCCTACCAAAAAACCATATTTAACAAAAGATTCTAATGTTTCCGGAGTAGCCTTTGATGTACGTAGTCGCCTCGAATCAATGGAAGCAATGTACGCCAGGCTCGCATCAACAGTCGACGGCACAGGCAAGGATCACGACGCACTTAGAAATGCAGTCAGTGAATACAAAACCAAAC TCGATGAGCTTGAAGGCCTCAAAACTCATCTTTCGTCTTCCAACCAGACCTTACAAGCCAACTTGGATGACACGACTCAGAGACTAAGTATGATTCAGCAGAAACTGATTGACGCCACAAATGCCTTGGATGACAACATTCGAGCACACCGTCTTGAGATGGATGACGTAAATCGAAACCATCGCAACGAGACAGATAAAATGAGACGAGACAACATCGATGAGCTTGACCGAGTTCTTCGTACTCACAGAAACGATATGCTCGAGCTCGAACGAAGATCGGCTGTCGAACTTGAAGACCGAATCCGGAGTCTCGAGCGACAAAGCGATGCGAAaatggaggaagagagaagccGAAGATTGCGTGAGGTCCAGGAACTTGAAAGCCAAGTCACTACGGGTCACCAAGGTTTGAACCTTGCGTTGCAGATGAAGGAGcaagaacttcaaaatttgaaaacagagcttgaagaattgaagattaatattgagagagagagagagttgAAGGAGAATGCTTTGAACACCATCAAGGAGGTTCAGCAAACCATGCAGAAGACAGGCGTTGAAACATCAGCAACGATTGGAACACTCGAAAGCACGGTCGCCAGCCTTCGCGCAAGAATTCATTTCTTGGAGTCTGGAAGCAAAGCCCAATCCGATAGTTTTGTTGAGATGGAAGGCCGGCTCCAGGAAGCTCTTAACTCTGCCGAGGAATCCAAACAGAAGTTGATCAAGGAGGAGACTCTACGTCGCATTCTTTTCAACCAGGTTCAAGAGTTGAAGGGAAATATTCGGGTCATGTGCAGAGTTCGACCAACTTTCAAAGAAGGTGCAGAGGGTGAATGCGCAAAGATCTTATTTCCTGACACCGACAAGGAGTCAAAGGAGCTATCAATCattggaaaggagaagaggagcaACTTTGGAAAAGTCTCGATAGAAACTCACGCATTCTCCTTCGACAGGGTCTTTGGACCATCGAGTCAAAATCAAGAGGTTTTCGAGGAAATTTCGCAACTAGTCCAAAGTGCTTTAGATGGATACAACGTTTGTATATTTGCTTATGGACAAACAGGCGCTGGAAAGACACATACCATGTCATCTGCTGATGGTATGATTCCTCGTGCCACTCATCAAATCTATGAGTCCGCCGAAGCTCTTAAGGAGAAAGGATGGACTTATACGATGGAAGGTAGTTTTGTTGAAGTTTACAACGAAGAAATTCATGATCTACTGGGAAGCTCTAGAGACCTTGACAAGAAGAAGCACGAGGTCCGACATGACGATAAGAAGAAGCAAACCACTGTTACTGGATTGGAGACTGTGCTGTTAGATTCACCTAACGCGGTAGAAGCAATTCTTAGGAAGGCGGACAAGAATCGTAGCGTTGCTGCCACAAAATCCAACGAACGATCATCCAGATCACACTCTGTCTTTATCTTGAAGCTTGTTGGACGAAACAGTTCTACAAATGAGACTTCCGAAGGTACCCTCAACTTGGTTGATCTGGCAGGTTCCGAAAGACTGAAGGTGTCTGGTGCCGAAGGTGATCGAATGAAGGAAActcaaaatatcaacaagaGTTTGAGTTGCCTGGGTGACGTTATTGGGGCATTGGGATCAGGAAAAGAGGGTACTCATATTCCCTACCGCAATTCCAAATTGACTTATCTCCTACAATATTCCCTCGGAGGAAATTCGAAGACACTCATGTTCGTCATGGCTAGTCCATTGGAAGCTCATTTGGGTGAAACATTGACAAGTTTGAAGTTCGCAACAAAG GTCCACAACACACATATTGGCACAGCGAAGAAGTCGACAAAAGTCCGAGATTAG